The following is a genomic window from Artemia franciscana chromosome 4, ASM3288406v1, whole genome shotgun sequence.
tgcacTGAGGGccatgggggaggggttgtcatcctcagacACAGTTTTCGACccttcaattatgttgaacaaaatggctatctcaaaaattttatttgatatgtttggggaaatctTTTTCTATCTTCTTCCTATAACTAGAGTAACTGACGCACACATACAAACAACTGTAAGCGGATatgacataaaaaataaaagaaatgcaTGATCGCTACCGCTGCAGTAcgtatttttgttattaaaaaactTCATATATTCAAGTTCTGGTTAAATAGTTACAAAGTGCAACAAAACAACCTTGCCATTTCGAGTGAATTGCTACATAATTCACAAGCAGTTTTAAAAGAGACTATGCGCATCTTTTGTTAAACTCTTCCCGAAGGAGTGTGATTTTTTAAGTCATTTTAGTGTTTCAGATGTTGGACATTCCGGCCAAATGTATCAGCATACGAGTTTTACTTTTTATCGTTCTTTGTGCATGTGTTTTAATATATCGGAAAGTTCAAACTAATTCAAATTATTCACAGCTTGAGTTATGACAGGATCGTATTTTAGGACAACTGCGAAAGAACTGAATATTCTAGCGTGAACAGGGGAATCACACGTCTGTCTACAAAATTCAAAGATATTCTGAATATGGCCACTCCTCGTACAAccattaataaaaatcaaaattccaaaagccaatagattgatttaaaaggaaaatcagaggtttaatgccggtggggatttaaaataagagctctgtccttctaaacatcaaaattcattaagatccgatcacccactcgtaactAATAAATAtctcctttttctaatttttactctcttttagcctcccagatggtcgaatctgggaaaatgactatcaagtcaatttgtgcaagtcCCTGAGACGCCAAACAATTTCCATCGTCTTatcatgtccagaagcaccacactcgccaaagcactgaacccctccccccacctccccagaagagagcaaatccagtacggttacggcaATCACATATCTgcgacatttgtttattcaatccaccaagctttatcccgattcctccactctaagcgttttccaatatatccgatttccccctccaactcccccaaatatcaatagatctggtcaagatttgaaataagacctctgagacatgaattccttctaaatgtgaaatttcattaagatccgaacacctgttctgaagttaaaaataactcaattttctaaatcttccaaattaacacctcccagctcctccaaagagaacggatccgttccaattatgtcaatcacgtatctagaatttgtgcttattcttcccatcaagtttcatcccgatttttCCACTACAAacgttttctaaaatttatgtttccctcctccaacccccgtgtccccggatccaattcgagtcgaaaatggagcatctgagacataagatcctttcatatatcaagtttcattaagattcgatcacctattcgtacgATGAAAATACCcctattttcacgttttctaagaattccggtcccccccccaatgtcacaggatttggtcagaattcaaaataagagctttgaagcacaagatccttctaaatatcaaatttcattaagatctggtcacccattcgtaacctgcaaatacctcatttttccgaattaccccccccccctgcaactccaaagagagtggggccggttatgtcagtcacgcatcttagacttgtttttattcttcccacccagtttcatcctgatctctctactttaagcattttctaagatttccagccccgccccccccccccccgccgatGACGCTGGATCTCGTTTAGATTTAAAatcaagagatctgagttacgaggtccttctaaacatcaagtttcatgaagatccgatcactccttcgtaagtttaaagtacgtcattttttctaatttttcagaactacccccGCCCCCCATAGATCGGATCCaatccaattatgtcaatcacgtatctatagcttctggttatttttcccatcaagtttcatcccggtctctccactctaagcgttttccatgattttaggttccccctcctaAACTTCCCCCgatgtccccagatccggtcgggatttaaaataagagcttcgagacacgatattcttctaaatatcaaatttcattgagatccgatcaccctttcgtaagttaaaaatacctaatttttttcagaattaacccccccccccaactatcccaaagagggcagatccgttccggttatgtcaatcatgaatctatgacttgtgcttattttttccaccaagtttcatcctgatccctccaatctaaagtgttttcaaagattttaggtttccccctcccaactcccccaaacgtCCCCAgacccggtcaggatttaatataggagctgtgagacacgatatccttccaaatatcaaattttgaagatctgatcaaccgttcttaagttaaaaaatacttcattttttccaaattaaacggcccctgatacgcccgccaaatttcttcgtcctagcttacctggaagtgcctttggtagcaaaaccaggagcaacagaccgacagaatttgcgattgctatatgtcactcggttaataccaagtgtcataaaaaccaTAATCAAATTCATGCCAAAATAATAATCAATTAGGTATTGcatgcaaaaaaaagacaaaagctaGAATCTCACCTTAATACTGTCAGAATTCGTCAAGAGCATGGCAATCCTGTCAATTCCCATACCACAGCCACCAGTTGGCGGAAGGCCATATTTCAATGCCATAATAAAATCCGCATCTACCATTTGCGCTTCCTCGTCTCCAGCTCCTCTGTCCTTAGCCTGCTGAGaaaatcttttttgttgttCGATGGGATCATTGAGTTCCGTGTAAGCGTTACAAATTTCCATTTTGCGTACAAATAGCTCAAATCGTTCAGTTAAGCCTTCATCAGATCTATGATACTTTGCTAGTGGACTCATAACTTGGGGATGTTCGATTAAGAATGTTGGGTTTATACATTCCTTTTCTAAAAAGTGACCAATGAGCTTATCTAGTAATCGTGGGGCAGTTCGCGGAGTTGGACAGTCTACTTGATTGTCCACACAAATTTTATCTAACATTTCCACAGCTTCAGGGGTGTCCAAAGTTCTGGGATGTGGTAGTTTCACTTTAAGTCGCTTTTCCAATTCTGGAAAGATCTTCAATCGCCTAAATGGTGgagtaaaattaatagtttcAGTTGGGCCACCTTTTGGCTTGTATTCTATTATACATGTTCCGTGAATACTCCGGACCATACCTACAAAAGAGGTGCAAAATCAAAGGTGAAGTGGTTTGAAATACCAAGTGGTTTGGCTTTCCAAAAGACGAagcaaaaatttagaaaattaaaagaatttaaaaaataaaagaatcaaaatataacTACCGAAAATCGTGCGTCATTTTGTAGTGTTTAACGAAGTTTCGAATATGAAATTTCAATGACATGCATCGATGCAAGCGCGCTGCTCCTAAATCAGACATTCTAAATGGCAAGACGAAacctatttaaaagttatattaatCATTACgcgaaaaatttcaattaataaacatatacattttccatttttttccccTTTCTGATGTTGGCTAATTAATTTTCTTGCCTAgagtatttaattttgtttttgccttTGTGAGTTTTTGCATCACAGAAAAAACATTGCTGTTTTTGCCTTTTATGAGTAAtctatttatgttattttatatgttttattatttcgAGCCTTCTCAGATTCATCACGGCATCTAAAAGCTGCATCATCAGTATTGACCAGTTACATGTTCCAGCCATGAACGATCCcaatatcaacaaaattttagactttgaaagTTACAATTCTATATTTTAAACAGAATCTGGATTGGTCTCAATAGAAGATCTcatgttttatattatttatatatatatatatatatatatatatatatatatatatatatatatatatatatttcatggGATGCAGCCTAATAGACTAGTACATAACGCTATATTAAATTTTGCCGTGCGGGCGAAATCAAAAGGTAATGCAAATGCCGATATTATCAAAACTGGTTGCGATTTTTTCGCCGACGATTTGGTGAGCGAAGCGAAGAAAACAATTTGGTCTGTGGCGAATTATGCTACTCGACCAAGTGAAAGGCTGAAAGTTGCTGATACATTTGCagacattttgaaagttttagactACTGCGATAAGAATTCAGTGGAACTGCCGAAGTTTGTTATATACGAACCGGACGAAgcccccacaattcctggcgAGGCAAGTGCTACGTTAACCCGCAAGGTACATGATTTATGTCTAGAATTTAAGAATTTTGTGTCTATGGCTAAAGCACAGAGCCTATGCTGCCCTTCAGCGAGTAGTGTCCCAGGCCCCGCCAATCCTGTAACAGTCAATCCCCAGACATCCTATGCCGTTGTTCTTAAAATGCCAAAGTCTCTTGATAATCCCATTGCTCGCAAGCAGTTTTTGGATACCATCTGCCCCAACTCAGCCGAAATAAGTGAGCTAAAAAAGGTGAGACAGGACTGGAAATTATTCGTCAAGTCCAAATCTTCTGCTGAAAAGATCgttgagaaaatgaaagttAGTAAGCCTGAGGTCTCTGCCATGCTCAAAGACAAAATgtttattgctgttttgaaaaagGTTCCACCTAGTATGACCCAGACTGATGTAGAATCCCTTGTTCCATGTGCATTAAAAGCAATAGAAATCGGTAGCTTTGAGCTTTCCAAAGTGTCCAAGCTGTATTTCGGGACCAGTAAGGATCTCGAAGACTTTCTTGCAGTCTCAGTCCGAATCGGTTATGAGAAGCTGCCTGCTGAAGAATTCAAATTTCTCCCAAGAAGATGTTATTCGTGCCATAGAGTTGGTCACTTAGCGACTAATTGCGTATTGACGCCTATATGTGGTCGTTGTGGTGCTTCTGATCACACATCCACGAAGGATAATTTGTGCACAAAAGATATGTACTGCATTatatgcaaaaagaaaggcCATACATGCTATAACATAAGATGTCCGGCTAATAAAGCGATAATCAATATGAATTTCCTTACCAAAATGAATCTAGAACCCGCTTGTGCTAAGCATGCAGTTGCAACGTggaatttaaatggaaatatcCTTAACCGGTCTATTTTTATCGAGGACCTTCTTTCAAGATATGATATTGTGTGTTTGCAGGAACATTTTGAAACCTCTCTCAGCCTTCCGTTATTGAACCTGTCACCAAATCATCAAGTTTTTACAGTTGCAGCCAAACGCTCTCGCACTCATGGCCGGCCATCTGGTGGCCTTGTGACTTACGTTAGATCCTCTCTATCAACTTCTATGTTTGACTCGGCATTAGACTTTCTCGCTATCAAAATGCATGATATTGTTATAGTGAATGTTTACCTCCCTACGGACTATCGTGATGATCGATCACATAGACAGTTTGCCATAAGTATTGCAAGGGTATCCAAatgtattgataaaataaaaaagcatggACTTTCGTGTCTGATAACAggtgactttaactgtgatCTTGAAAACCCGAGCGGCAACAACAGTTCAAGTTCTAATCGTGCTAATATGTTACTCGGTATGTTAGGTGATGAATTTATACTCACGTCtaagaataagaatttttcatatattcataaTTCGGGAAGTATGTCAAACCTAGATCATGTTATGCACACTCAATCACTTACACCGAGTGAGGTTCTTGTTTCTGATTCAAATTTTACATCTGaccattttccattgtttttcaatattgatttaaatAGTAGTGTTCCGCCTCCTCCTGGAAGGCTCCAGAAGCGtccttattttgtttgtgattgGAAACGTGCGTCTATGAGTTCATTTCAGTCGACTTGTGATGAACTTGTTTCAAAAATCCGCGTTCCTTTTGATCTGCTGATGGTTAGTTCTAAGAACCATCCGGCGGAATCACGAATTCGGTTGAATATTTATTGTGGTGAGCTTGTGCACGCATTACGTCTCGCTGAACAGTCAGCTGTACCATTTAGACGGGTGTGGCCAGGTACCGAAGTACCAGGCTGGTCTGCAAATGTTAATCTTCAAAACGCGTGTAGTTCGGCAAAATTCTGGCTTTCGGTTTGGCGTGAGGCTGGATGTCCTCGAGACGGATGGGTGAATAAGCTTCGAATTCATAGTAAACGTAAATTCGCGAAAGAACTTTCACTACACCGTAGTGCAATTATTCGTTCTTCATCTCAGGCCATCCTTACCCACCCAAATAAACTTTGGTCTTATTGTTTAaagaaagatctcatgtaacAATGACCTCAATATCTCGAGATAATTGGGTTCAGCATTATAGAAATGAATTTTCGGCTCCTGATAGCAAGCTACAAAAAAGCTTCGGTGTGAAACTGGATGATTTCTTCTCACGAAAGCGAGAAGAAAACAGTCCGGGTGTTAAAATTACGAGGTGTTCTATCCGTTCTGctattagaaaactaaaaaaaaaaaaaaagaaatcgcgCGGTTGTGATGGTATATCAATTCAGCACCTGCTGTTTTGCAGCGAGCTGTTCCTTGAGCACCTTGCcctgctttttcaaataatttttaacctgGGTATAGTgcctgattctttttcaataggAATATTAACACCTGTGCCTAAAAAgggaaagccacttagccagtGCTCGTCTTTCCGACCTATAACTGTGGCTACagttttttgtaagttatttgAGGCACTTATTGTCGATGAACTGCGGTGGAAATGCACAGTCCCAGACCATCAATTCGGTTTTCAGCCTAGTCTTGGTAGTGGTCACGCTCTTTCTGCTCTTGTTTCGGCTTTGATAAATGCTGAGAAAAGCGGTGAGAGCATAGCTCTCGCTGCACATGATGTCAGAAGGGCCTTTGATTCACTAATTCATGAGCagattattttagatatggGCCTAGTAGGTGTTGATCCAAGTATGTTAAACCTTTTATatgatatgtataaaaatttaaaagctagGCTTAAGCTACCAATAACACCAAACCTGACAAATAACCCGGTACTCCCCGTTGAAAAAGGTGTAAGGCAGGGTGCATTGACATCACCTACCGCATTTAATAACAGCATCGTTAAACCACAATCTAAGTCAAATCTGACACACATTCTGAGAGGAATTGATCTATCGTTAATAAGCTATGCAGACGATGTACTTAATTTGAGCCGCCTCCTTCACGGTTTAGAGGAGAATTTTATCAAGCTTCAagtagaatatggaaaaataggcCTTCAGTTTAACGAAAAGAAATCTGATGTGTTGTTATTTAATGATAAGCAAGGGTCTGCTGTTGATGTTAGGCTGGGTGGTGCTACTGTTCGGCTTGCCGAACACATAGTTTATTTGGGGATCCCTATTGGTCGGTCTATGCTTGAAAAACGTCATCTTTTGCAGTCATCTGCAGAAGCGGATCTCTTTAGCGTATAGCCATGTTGTAGTTTATAAGCGTCAGTTTGATCGGCGGATTTTGGCCCATCTATATAATGCAATGGCACTACCTCATTATCTGTATCTAAGTCCCTTTTGGAGTAGATGCTCAtacttcgttttgatttagttcaaaattcatctaaatattgacgaaagtaaaacagtttaaaatagggatgaaaccttttaattgacagtgaatagatataaaaattatttaactatatttcgaacacatatacagtgttcatcatcagcagtaaaactacatctaaatattccttgaaatctTCACCTGAATATCCTTAGCTTACGTAGTAGCAATATTTATAGCACAAGcggtagcattagtagtagtatccaGATAGTATCTTGGAACACCCCCTTCAACACAAGCTAAAAGCTTCAACTTACCATAACCATAAAACATAAGCCATtaaccgttcctgaagcattgctgatgTCTCTTAACAACCTGCATGGTTATAAAGTGTTTCGATTTAGCTCAATACGGTTCAGTTTAGTTAAGTTTAATTCACTATTCTcccaaatttttcaccttagtacccttagctttagtagcagtagtagtagtaccagtAGTAATAAAGCAgtagtagaattaatagtagtagccttagctttagtagcagtagaagaAGCAGTGAACATCCCTCTcctcaagtcctggaagtttccaTTCAATACAATTAGCCGTTGCTATGAAATTATTGATATGTCCTTTCGATAACCTATACATTCATGTACTTCTTGTAATTTTCATCTTTATGCTCTTAGCTTTGCAAGTAGCTTCAATAGAAGTAGAAGTTGGAGGAGTAGTAGCGCGCATCTTCCCCTTTTAGCATTCCATTCAAGCAACttcattcttgagatacgcctttttgaca
Proteins encoded in this region:
- the LOC136025814 gene encoding lysine--tRNA ligase-like, with amino-acid sequence MLDKICVDNQVDCPTPRTAPRLLDKLIGHFLEKECINPTFLIEHPQVMSPLAKYHRSDEGLTERFELFVRKMEICNAYTELNDPIEQQKRFSQQAKDRGAGDEEAQMVDADFIMALKYGLPPTGGCGMGIDRIAMLLTNSDSIKVRF